The Limnochorda sp. LNt genome includes a region encoding these proteins:
- a CDS encoding phosphatidylglycerophosphatase A family protein translates to MGGSRLEQQVIQWLRERGVELADIAEVVAQLLKPRLPDVGPQECLEAVRRVVSKREAQFAILTGIALDVLAERGQLPEPLRTAIRDDSPLYGIDEVLALAITNLYGSVGLTAFGYLDKRKLGIIGQLNRHRDGAVHTFLDDLVAGVAAAAAARIAHRHPRQAAQRDGAGEYQAVAPTEAAGQPA, encoded by the coding sequence ATGGGAGGCAGCCGATTGGAGCAACAGGTGATCCAGTGGCTGCGGGAGCGCGGCGTGGAGCTCGCCGACATCGCCGAGGTGGTCGCGCAGCTGCTCAAGCCGCGGCTACCCGACGTCGGACCGCAAGAGTGCCTGGAGGCGGTCCGGCGCGTGGTGTCGAAGCGAGAGGCGCAGTTCGCGATCCTGACCGGCATCGCGCTGGACGTGCTGGCAGAGAGGGGCCAGCTGCCGGAGCCGTTGCGGACGGCCATACGGGACGACAGCCCGCTGTACGGCATCGACGAGGTGCTGGCCCTGGCCATCACCAACCTGTACGGGTCGGTGGGGCTGACGGCCTTCGGGTACCTCGACAAGCGCAAGCTCGGGATCATCGGCCAGCTCAACCGCCACCGGGACGGGGCGGTGCACACCTTCCTCGACGACCTGGTCGCCGGGGTGGCGGCCGCGGCCGCGGCCCGCATCGCCCATCGTCATCCTCGCCAAGCAGCCCAGCGGGACGGAGCCGGCGAGTACCAGGCGGTGGCCCCGACCGAGGCGGCCGGCCAGCCGGCGTGA
- the mtrB gene encoding trp RNA-binding attenuation protein MtrB, translating into MTGRERPDEAEVVLGDFVVIKAMEDGVTVMGLTRGPETRFHHTEKLDRGEVMIAQFTWHTSAIKIRGRAEIWTRHGHLESGR; encoded by the coding sequence ATGACGGGCAGGGAAAGGCCGGACGAGGCCGAAGTCGTGTTGGGCGATTTCGTGGTCATCAAGGCCATGGAGGACGGCGTAACGGTCATGGGCCTGACCCGTGGGCCGGAGACGCGGTTTCACCACACGGAGAAGCTGGACCGGGGCGAAGTGATGATCGCCCAGTTTACGTGGCACACATCCGCCATCAAGATTCGCGGCCGCGCCGAGATATGGACCCGCCACGGCCACCTGGAGTCGGGCCGGTGA
- the accD gene encoding acetyl-CoA carboxylase, carboxyltransferase subunit beta: MLKDLFRGKPRYVTVKAPASTPVPRREAPDGLWTKCTGCGAILYTKELQRNDRVCPRCGYHFRIGAWERLALVLDSLERFQPFDRDLRSVNPLGFPGYEEKVARSQQSTGLDEAAITGSATIGEWPVVVGAIDFGFMGGSMGSVVGERIARAFERATELGLPVVLFSAGGGGARMHEGILSLMQMAKTSQAVARHSQAGLLYVSVLTDPTMGGIYASFASLADVIMAEPGALIGFAGPRVVEETIRQKLPPGFQSAEFALRHGMIDMVVDRRQIRPTLIQLLALHAPREGRRHGR; the protein is encoded by the coding sequence ATGCTGAAGGATCTCTTCCGGGGCAAGCCCCGTTACGTGACGGTCAAGGCCCCCGCCTCCACCCCGGTGCCGCGTCGGGAGGCCCCCGACGGGCTGTGGACCAAGTGCACCGGGTGCGGGGCCATCCTGTACACCAAGGAGCTGCAGCGCAACGACAGGGTCTGCCCGCGCTGCGGCTACCACTTCCGCATCGGCGCCTGGGAGCGACTGGCGCTGGTGCTGGACTCGCTGGAGCGCTTCCAGCCCTTCGATCGAGACCTGCGCTCGGTCAATCCCCTGGGATTCCCCGGTTACGAGGAGAAGGTGGCGCGCTCGCAACAGAGCACGGGGCTGGACGAGGCGGCCATCACCGGCTCGGCCACCATCGGCGAGTGGCCGGTGGTGGTGGGGGCCATCGACTTCGGCTTCATGGGCGGCAGCATGGGTTCCGTGGTAGGGGAGCGCATCGCGCGTGCCTTCGAGCGCGCGACGGAGCTGGGCCTGCCCGTCGTCCTCTTCTCGGCGGGAGGCGGCGGGGCGCGTATGCACGAGGGCATCCTGTCGCTGATGCAGATGGCCAAGACGAGCCAGGCGGTGGCGCGCCACTCCCAGGCCGGGCTGTTGTACGTCTCGGTCCTGACCGATCCAACCATGGGGGGCATCTACGCCAGCTTCGCCTCGCTGGCCGACGTCATCATGGCGGAGCCCGGGGCCCTCATCGGATTCGCGGGGCCCCGGGTGGTCGAGGAGACCATCCGCCAGAAGCTGCCGCCGGGCTTCCAGTCGGCGGAGTTCGCCCTGCGGCACGGCATGATCGACATGGTGGTGGACCGCCGTCAGATCCGGCCCACCCTGATCCAGTTGCTCGCGCTGCACGCCCCTCGGGAGGGGAGGCGCCATGGCCGGTAA
- a CDS encoding acetyl-CoA carboxylase carboxyltransferase subunit alpha, with amino-acid sequence MAGNGVFDWERPLVELEKRIDELRAFNEERGMQLADDIAFLERRAQRLREEIYRNLTPWQRVMMARHSGRPTFLEYVELIFDDFLELHGDRRAGDDGAMVGGIARLDGRPVTVVGTQKGRDTKENLQRNFGLPHPEGYRKALRLMKQAEKFGRPIVTFVDVVGAFPGIEAEQRGQGVAIAENIMAMSQLRTPIVVVVTGEGGSGGALAIGVGDRVYMLEHAWYSVISPEMCATILWRDSSRAPEAASILRLTAQDLLSLGVIDGIIPEPLGGAHRDKVRTAQSVKEVLRSALAELESIPLDELVERRFRRYRSMGAWKVATEAGSPQQAAGTLADAVAAADAGAHGHGATEPSQEAPSEAPVREGDESRARRGSRRQGAKDGGGTSR; translated from the coding sequence ATGGCCGGTAACGGGGTGTTCGACTGGGAGCGCCCGCTGGTCGAGCTGGAGAAGCGCATCGACGAGCTGCGAGCCTTCAACGAGGAGCGCGGCATGCAGCTCGCCGACGACATCGCCTTTCTGGAGCGGCGGGCCCAGCGCCTGCGGGAGGAGATCTACCGCAACCTGACGCCGTGGCAGCGGGTCATGATGGCCCGGCACAGCGGCCGGCCCACGTTCCTCGAGTACGTGGAGCTCATCTTCGATGACTTCCTGGAGCTGCACGGCGACCGGCGAGCGGGTGACGACGGCGCCATGGTGGGCGGCATCGCCCGGCTGGACGGCCGTCCCGTCACCGTCGTGGGCACGCAGAAGGGTCGGGACACCAAGGAGAACCTCCAGCGCAACTTCGGGCTGCCCCATCCCGAGGGGTACCGCAAGGCCCTTCGCCTGATGAAGCAGGCGGAGAAGTTCGGGCGGCCCATCGTCACCTTCGTCGACGTGGTCGGTGCCTTCCCCGGCATCGAGGCCGAGCAGCGAGGCCAGGGCGTCGCCATCGCGGAGAACATCATGGCCATGAGCCAGCTGCGCACTCCCATCGTCGTGGTGGTGACGGGCGAGGGGGGCAGCGGGGGCGCCCTGGCCATCGGGGTCGGAGACCGGGTCTACATGTTGGAGCATGCGTGGTACTCGGTGATTTCCCCGGAAATGTGCGCGACCATCCTCTGGCGCGACTCGAGCCGGGCCCCCGAGGCCGCGTCGATCCTGCGCCTGACGGCCCAGGATCTGCTCTCGCTCGGCGTCATCGACGGCATCATCCCGGAGCCCCTGGGTGGGGCCCACCGGGATAAGGTACGGACCGCCCAATCGGTCAAGGAGGTGCTGCGCTCCGCCCTGGCGGAGCTGGAGTCCATCCCCCTCGACGAGCTGGTGGAGCGCCGCTTCCGGCGCTACCGGTCGATGGGCGCCTGGAAGGTCGCCACGGAGGCCGGTAGTCCCCAGCAGGCCGCCGGCACGCTGGCGGATGCCGTCGCGGCAGCGGACGCGGGGGCTCACGGTCACGGCGCCACCGAGCCCTCGCAGGAGGCCCCGTCCGAGGCCCCCGTGCGGGAGGGCGACGAGTCGAGAGCTCGCCGGGGGTCTCGCCGGCAGGGAGCCAAGGACGGAGGCGGCACCTCTCGCTAG
- the pyk gene encoding pyruvate kinase produces MTPFRHTKLVCTIGPASEDETVLGAMLDAGMDVARLNLSHGTLEEHARRLDRVRRLADRRGRIVAAMLDIQGPKIRLGDVGDDVAVRPGDHLTLVGVASAHTGADGTIPVVYPALARSVRPGQAIFLDDGALHLAVEAVEGERVRCRVLNAGVVRSRKGVALPGVDVDLPAISEVDREHLHWAAQVGVDVVAASFVRRGEHVEAVRRELEAAGSRASVVAKIESAQGLRHLDEIVAAADGVMVARGDLGVDIPLEDVPLAQKEIIRRCNEAGKPVIVATQMLESMVQSPVPTRAEVTDVANAIFDGADAVMLSGETAVGRHPVEAVAMLHRIALGAERGYAYGRPVERRPGSVSTVAQAISRATCDTAEGLGAAAILCSTQSGATARMVARFRPRAPIVAATPHAEVARQLALVWGVVPAVVARARNIDEMIDVALTAARSTGLVRSGDRVVVAAGVKTDLPGSTNLLQVHVVP; encoded by the coding sequence GTGACACCGTTTCGCCACACCAAACTGGTCTGCACCATCGGGCCTGCCAGCGAGGACGAGACCGTCCTGGGCGCCATGCTGGATGCCGGCATGGACGTGGCGCGCCTCAATCTCTCCCACGGCACGCTGGAGGAGCACGCCCGGCGCCTGGACCGGGTGCGTCGCCTCGCCGACCGACGTGGCCGCATCGTGGCCGCCATGCTCGACATCCAGGGGCCCAAGATCCGCCTCGGCGACGTGGGCGACGATGTGGCGGTCCGGCCCGGCGACCACCTGACCTTGGTCGGCGTGGCATCGGCCCATACCGGCGCGGACGGCACCATCCCGGTGGTCTACCCGGCCCTGGCCCGCTCGGTGCGGCCCGGTCAGGCCATCTTCCTCGACGATGGGGCCTTGCACCTGGCCGTCGAGGCGGTGGAGGGGGAGCGGGTGCGGTGCCGGGTGCTCAACGCCGGCGTCGTGCGCTCCCGCAAGGGGGTGGCGCTGCCCGGCGTCGACGTCGATCTGCCCGCCATCAGCGAGGTGGACCGGGAGCACCTGCACTGGGCGGCGCAGGTCGGGGTCGACGTGGTGGCGGCCAGTTTCGTGCGCCGGGGCGAGCACGTGGAGGCCGTGCGCCGGGAGCTGGAGGCGGCAGGCTCGCGGGCGTCGGTGGTGGCCAAGATCGAGAGCGCGCAGGGCCTGCGCCACCTCGACGAGATCGTGGCCGCAGCCGACGGGGTCATGGTGGCACGGGGGGATCTGGGGGTCGACATCCCCCTGGAGGACGTGCCCCTGGCCCAGAAGGAGATCATCCGCCGCTGCAACGAGGCCGGCAAGCCCGTCATCGTGGCGACCCAGATGCTGGAGTCCATGGTGCAGAGCCCCGTCCCCACCCGGGCCGAGGTGACCGACGTGGCCAACGCCATCTTCGATGGAGCCGACGCCGTGATGCTCTCGGGGGAGACGGCGGTGGGCCGCCACCCGGTGGAGGCGGTGGCCATGCTGCACCGGATCGCCCTGGGAGCCGAGCGCGGCTACGCCTACGGACGCCCCGTCGAGCGCCGCCCCGGCAGCGTCTCGACCGTGGCTCAGGCCATCAGCCGGGCCACCTGCGACACGGCGGAGGGCCTGGGGGCCGCCGCCATTCTCTGCTCCACCCAGTCGGGGGCGACCGCCCGCATGGTGGCGCGTTTCCGGCCGCGGGCACCCATCGTGGCGGCGACCCCTCATGCCGAGGTGGCACGGCAGCTCGCGCTGGTCTGGGGGGTGGTGCCGGCGGTGGTGGCCAGGGCCCGCAACATCGACGAGATGATCGACGTGGCCCTGACCGCCGCGCGCAGCACGGGGCTGGTGCGCTCGGGGGACCGGGTGGTGGTGGCCGCCGGCGTCAAGACCGACCTGCCGGGCTCGACCAATCTGCTGCAGGTGCACGTGGTGCCGTAG
- the ald gene encoding alanine dehydrogenase encodes MVIGVPKEIKPGENRVAMVPAGVEELVRRGHRVLVQRGAGRGSGITDEEYVEAGAVLCEGPDEIFGQADLILKVKEPLAQEWPRLRPGQVLFTYLHLAPDRALTEALLERGVVGIAYETIQTDDGSLPLLTPMSEVAGRMAVQVGAQYLEKVHGGRGILLGGVPGVPAAEVVILGAGTVGYNAARIALGLGAHVTILDINVARLRYMEDILRGNLITVVSNRYNVERAVRYADLLIGAVLIPGARAPKLVTEGMVRSMKEGAVIVDVAVDQGGCIETVDRATTHDDPVYVKHGVIHYAVANIPGAVPRTSTYALTNCTLPYVLELAERGWKEAVRSNPALARGVNVVAGEVTHRAVAQSHGLSYVPLERAV; translated from the coding sequence ATGGTCATCGGGGTGCCCAAGGAGATCAAGCCGGGCGAGAACCGGGTCGCGATGGTGCCGGCCGGCGTGGAGGAGCTGGTGCGCCGGGGCCACCGGGTCCTGGTGCAACGGGGCGCAGGGAGGGGCAGCGGCATCACTGACGAGGAGTACGTCGAGGCCGGCGCCGTGCTGTGCGAGGGGCCCGACGAGATCTTCGGGCAGGCCGACCTCATCCTCAAGGTCAAGGAGCCGCTCGCGCAGGAGTGGCCACGACTGCGCCCCGGCCAGGTGCTCTTCACCTACCTGCACCTGGCACCCGACCGGGCGCTGACCGAGGCCCTGCTGGAGCGCGGCGTCGTCGGCATCGCCTACGAGACCATCCAGACCGACGACGGCTCGCTGCCGCTGCTGACGCCCATGAGCGAGGTAGCCGGGCGCATGGCCGTCCAGGTGGGGGCCCAGTACCTCGAGAAGGTGCACGGGGGTCGAGGCATCCTGCTGGGCGGGGTGCCGGGCGTGCCCGCCGCCGAGGTGGTCATCCTGGGCGCCGGGACGGTGGGCTACAACGCGGCCCGCATCGCCCTGGGGCTCGGGGCTCACGTGACGATCCTGGACATCAACGTGGCCCGCTTGCGGTACATGGAGGACATCCTGCGCGGCAACCTCATCACGGTGGTCTCCAACCGCTACAACGTGGAGCGGGCGGTGCGCTACGCCGACCTGCTCATCGGCGCCGTGTTGATCCCGGGCGCCCGGGCGCCCAAGCTGGTGACGGAAGGCATGGTGCGCTCGATGAAGGAGGGCGCCGTCATCGTCGACGTGGCCGTCGACCAGGGTGGCTGCATCGAGACGGTGGACCGCGCGACGACCCATGACGATCCCGTCTACGTCAAGCACGGGGTCATCCACTACGCGGTGGCCAACATCCCGGGGGCGGTGCCCCGCACGTCCACCTACGCGCTGACCAATTGCACCTTGCCGTACGTCCTGGAGCTGGCCGAGCGGGGCTGGAAGGAGGCCGTGCGGTCCAATCCCGCGCTGGCGAGGGGCGTCAACGTGGTGGCCGGCGAGGTGACCCATCGGGCGGTGGCGCAGTCCCACGGCCTGTCGTACGTGCCGCTGGAGAGGGCGGTCTGA
- a CDS encoding aspartate aminotransferase family protein — protein sequence MSELEAQYERRFAGSARLYRRAIRLFPSGLTHDARYFAPFPIYAERASGAYKWDVDGHRLIDYWMGHGALLLGHGHPAVAQAVQTQLARGTHLGASHPLEVTWAELVQRLMPAAQRVRFTNSGTEATHLAMRLARAFTGRPRIVKFEGHFHGWHDYAAASAEPPPGIAREGAEATIVVPPNDPVALARVLESRQDVAAVIIEPGGGIWGEVPTTEAFVHAVRDLTLRHGVLLIFDEVVTGFRMAPGGAQEYYGIRPDLVCLGKILCGGLPGGAVAGRADVLDLLAFRDDPARDAREKVAHLGTFNANPLSAAAGIATLQEVATGRPTAIAAERADTLVRRLNEVLERRRVKGFVYGLSSWFHIHLGAEGRQDPQGRWWPVRPAPPGEDLAPHGLVQSLRRAMLLEGVDLMRNGGFLSTAHADQEIEATAQALDAALDRLEREGRLPRR from the coding sequence ATGTCGGAGCTGGAGGCGCAATACGAGCGCCGGTTCGCTGGATCGGCCCGCCTCTACCGGCGGGCCATCCGTCTGTTTCCCTCGGGGTTGACGCACGATGCCCGGTATTTCGCGCCATTCCCCATCTACGCCGAGCGCGCGTCCGGGGCCTACAAGTGGGACGTCGACGGCCATCGCCTCATCGACTACTGGATGGGCCACGGCGCGCTCCTGCTGGGCCACGGCCACCCGGCCGTGGCCCAGGCGGTCCAGACCCAACTGGCACGGGGCACTCACCTGGGCGCCTCCCACCCGTTGGAGGTGACGTGGGCGGAGCTGGTCCAGCGGCTGATGCCCGCCGCACAGCGCGTCCGCTTCACCAACTCGGGCACGGAGGCCACCCACCTGGCCATGCGGCTGGCGCGGGCCTTCACGGGACGGCCCCGCATCGTCAAGTTCGAGGGGCACTTCCACGGTTGGCACGACTACGCCGCGGCCTCGGCCGAGCCCCCTCCCGGCATCGCCCGGGAGGGGGCGGAGGCCACCATCGTCGTGCCACCCAACGACCCCGTCGCCCTGGCCCGGGTGCTCGAGAGCCGCCAGGACGTCGCGGCCGTCATCATCGAACCCGGCGGGGGGATCTGGGGCGAGGTGCCGACGACCGAGGCGTTCGTGCACGCCGTGCGCGACCTCACCCTGCGCCACGGGGTGCTGCTCATCTTCGACGAGGTGGTGACCGGCTTTCGCATGGCGCCGGGCGGCGCCCAGGAGTACTACGGCATCCGGCCCGATCTGGTCTGCCTCGGCAAGATCCTCTGCGGGGGCTTGCCGGGCGGCGCCGTGGCCGGCCGGGCGGACGTCCTGGACCTTCTGGCGTTCCGAGACGACCCGGCGCGCGATGCTCGGGAGAAGGTGGCGCACCTCGGCACCTTCAATGCCAACCCGCTGTCGGCGGCCGCCGGGATCGCCACCCTGCAGGAGGTGGCGACGGGACGGCCCACCGCCATCGCCGCCGAGCGGGCCGATACGCTGGTGCGGCGCCTCAACGAGGTGCTCGAGCGCCGGCGTGTCAAGGGCTTCGTCTACGGGCTCTCGTCGTGGTTTCACATCCACCTGGGGGCCGAGGGCCGCCAGGACCCGCAGGGCCGGTGGTGGCCGGTAAGGCCGGCGCCTCCGGGCGAGGATCTCGCGCCGCACGGCCTGGTGCAGAGCCTGCGACGTGCCATGCTGCTCGAGGGCGTGGACCTGATGCGCAACGGCGGCTTCCTCTCCACGGCACACGCCGACCAGGAGATCGAGGCGACGGCCCAGGCCCTGGACGCCGCCCTCGACCGGCTGGAGCGCGAGGGGAGGCTTCCGCGACGGTGA
- the selD gene encoding selenide, water dikinase SelD has protein sequence MSGLRAGKLPPEKLRQLVLAHRGRLRPEVRVHAGLGEDSAVAETGGRLLVVSSDPITGASAEMGRIGVYVACNDVAAMGAEPLGIQVVLLMPEGTPDEAIAGIMAQVAAAADHLGIEVLGGHTEITGKVSAPIVVLTAIGLVEPDRLVTSAGARPGDGLLVTKPVGLEGTAILAADRAQELAAALPGDLLERARSFIAEVDAVQDGRLTAALGVSAMHDVTEGGLVGAAWEMAQASGVGVEIWEARVPVRLETQRICRHFGIDPLRLISSGAMLAAARDPERVVRALREAGREAAVVGQVLPASEGVRVVRADGRRDRVTGAPPDELWRVLAS, from the coding sequence GTGAGCGGGCTCCGGGCGGGCAAGCTTCCGCCTGAGAAGCTGCGCCAGCTGGTGCTCGCCCACCGGGGCCGGCTGCGGCCCGAGGTGCGGGTGCACGCCGGGCTGGGCGAGGATTCCGCCGTGGCCGAGACCGGAGGGCGTCTGCTGGTGGTCTCCAGCGACCCCATCACGGGGGCCTCGGCGGAGATGGGGCGCATCGGGGTCTACGTCGCCTGCAACGACGTGGCCGCCATGGGGGCCGAGCCTCTGGGCATCCAGGTCGTGCTGCTGATGCCCGAGGGCACCCCGGACGAGGCCATCGCCGGCATCATGGCGCAGGTGGCCGCGGCGGCCGACCACCTCGGCATCGAGGTGCTGGGAGGCCACACCGAGATTACCGGCAAGGTGAGCGCCCCCATCGTCGTCTTGACGGCCATCGGCCTGGTGGAGCCGGACCGGCTGGTCACGTCGGCAGGCGCCCGTCCCGGTGACGGGCTGCTGGTCACCAAGCCCGTGGGGCTGGAGGGCACGGCCATCCTCGCGGCGGACCGGGCCCAGGAGCTGGCGGCGGCACTGCCGGGCGACCTGCTCGAGCGGGCGCGCTCGTTCATCGCGGAGGTCGACGCGGTGCAAGACGGGCGCCTGACCGCCGCTCTGGGCGTCTCGGCCATGCACGACGTCACCGAGGGCGGCCTCGTGGGCGCGGCCTGGGAGATGGCGCAGGCGTCGGGAGTGGGAGTCGAGATCTGGGAGGCAAGGGTGCCGGTGCGGCTCGAGACGCAGCGGATCTGCCGGCACTTCGGCATCGACCCTCTGCGGCTCATCTCGTCGGGTGCCATGCTGGCCGCCGCCCGAGATCCCGAGCGGGTGGTGCGGGCCCTGCGGGAGGCGGGCCGCGAGGCGGCCGTCGTCGGGCAGGTGTTGCCGGCCTCCGAGGGGGTGAGGGTGGTGCGCGCGGACGGCCGGCGAGACCGGGTGACGGGCGCCCCGCCCGACGAGCTCTGGAGGGTGCTGGCCTCCTAG
- a CDS encoding aspartate:alanine exchanger family transporter translates to MVRLLADNPLLLLFVVAGLGYLLGSVRVGRLRLGAAAVLFVGLAVGAVDRRLALPEIVYQFGLVVFVYTMGLSSGPGFVASLRGRGVRDTGFALAVLTLTTALTWGVGRMLGLPPELLAGLYTGSLTHTPALAAVIETLQAAGRDAVALPTLGYSLAYPVGVVGVIGTMAALARLWRVDYREESRRYARASGAPGSDPVTATDVVVTRPEVTDVPVAELWQRLLARPGAGAGRVVASRLTRDGRQQIVTGQTRLALGDVVTLVGAEEDLRQVASRLGEPSAVHPEYDRSQLEMRRIFVSNRQVAGRRLRDLRLQTLFGATVTRVKRGDVDLVPAGDTVLELGDRVRVVAPRDRLPEVARLLGDSFRDLSEIDIPSVSLGVAMGLLVGLVPIPLPGGLTLRLGFAGGPLLVALILGTLGRTGPIVWVQPHNANLTLRQLGLVLFMAGIGTRSGHAFWSTLIQAGPAIVAGAATVTLAFAVGTLVVGYRLLGIPMPLLGGMLAGLQTQPAALAFASDQSGDDLPALGYAAVYPTAMLVKILLAQLLLR, encoded by the coding sequence CTGGTGCGTCTCTTGGCGGACAACCCCCTTTTGCTGCTCTTCGTGGTGGCCGGGCTCGGCTATCTGCTGGGCTCCGTGCGGGTGGGCCGGCTACGCCTCGGGGCCGCGGCCGTCCTCTTCGTGGGACTGGCCGTCGGGGCCGTGGACCGGAGGCTGGCGCTGCCGGAGATCGTCTATCAGTTCGGGCTGGTCGTCTTCGTCTACACCATGGGACTCTCGTCGGGTCCCGGCTTCGTGGCCTCGCTGCGCGGGCGGGGCGTGCGCGACACGGGCTTCGCCCTGGCCGTCCTGACGCTGACCACGGCCTTGACGTGGGGCGTGGGCAGGATGCTGGGGCTGCCGCCCGAGCTGCTGGCCGGGCTCTACACGGGCAGCCTCACCCACACGCCGGCCCTGGCGGCCGTCATCGAAACTCTCCAGGCGGCCGGCCGAGATGCCGTGGCACTGCCCACGCTGGGCTACAGCCTCGCCTACCCGGTGGGCGTGGTGGGAGTCATCGGCACCATGGCCGCCCTGGCCCGCCTGTGGCGAGTCGACTACCGGGAGGAGTCGCGGCGGTACGCTCGGGCCTCGGGCGCGCCGGGCAGCGACCCCGTGACCGCCACCGACGTGGTCGTCACCCGTCCCGAGGTGACGGACGTCCCCGTCGCGGAGCTCTGGCAGCGGCTGCTGGCCCGGCCGGGTGCCGGCGCCGGCCGGGTGGTGGCCAGCCGGCTGACCCGGGACGGGCGGCAGCAGATCGTGACGGGTCAGACCCGCCTGGCCCTGGGCGACGTGGTGACGCTGGTCGGCGCCGAGGAGGACCTTCGCCAGGTGGCGTCACGGCTGGGGGAGCCCAGCGCCGTCCACCCCGAGTACGACCGGAGCCAGCTCGAGATGCGCCGCATCTTCGTCTCCAACCGGCAGGTAGCCGGACGCCGGCTGCGGGACCTGCGGCTGCAGACCCTCTTCGGCGCCACGGTGACCCGGGTCAAGCGGGGCGACGTCGATCTGGTGCCGGCCGGCGACACGGTGCTGGAGCTGGGGGACCGCGTGCGGGTGGTGGCGCCGAGAGACCGACTGCCGGAGGTGGCGCGCCTGCTGGGCGACTCCTTCCGTGACCTGTCGGAGATCGACATCCCCAGCGTCTCGCTCGGTGTCGCCATGGGGCTGCTGGTGGGGCTCGTCCCCATCCCGCTGCCGGGCGGGCTCACCCTGCGGCTGGGCTTCGCTGGGGGCCCGCTGCTGGTGGCGCTGATCCTGGGGACCCTGGGGCGGACAGGGCCCATCGTCTGGGTGCAGCCCCACAACGCCAACCTGACGCTGAGGCAGCTGGGTCTGGTGCTCTTCATGGCCGGCATCGGCACCCGCTCGGGCCATGCCTTCTGGAGCACGCTGATCCAGGCAGGCCCCGCAATCGTGGCGGGCGCGGCCACGGTAACCCTGGCCTTCGCCGTCGGCACGCTGGTCGTCGGGTATCGGCTGCTGGGCATCCCCATGCCCTTGCTGGGGGGCATGCTGGCGGGGTTGCAGACGCAACCGGCCGCTCTGGCCTTCGCCTCCGACCAGTCCGGCGACGATCTGCCGGCCCTGGGGTACGCGGCGGTCTACCCGACGGCGATGCTGGTCAAGATCCTGCTGGCCCAGCTCCTCCTGCGATGA
- a CDS encoding LysM peptidoglycan-binding domain-containing protein has product MSDASIPCPPGSQRYTVQPGDTLFFIAQRFGTTVDAILAINPQIANPNLIFPGQIICIPIARPPGVCPPNTVAYTVQPGDTLFFIAQRFGTTVDAILAANPQITNPSLIFPGQVICIPRGGTA; this is encoded by the coding sequence GTGTCAGACGCCAGCATTCCTTGCCCGCCGGGCTCGCAGCGCTACACCGTCCAGCCCGGGGATACCCTCTTCTTCATCGCCCAACGTTTCGGCACCACCGTCGACGCGATCCTGGCCATCAACCCCCAGATCGCCAACCCCAACCTCATCTTCCCGGGGCAGATCATCTGCATCCCCATCGCCCGGCCACCGGGCGTCTGCCCGCCCAACACCGTCGCCTACACCGTGCAGCCGGGCGATACGCTCTTCTTCATCGCTCAGCGCTTCGGCACCACGGTCGACGCGATCCTGGCCGCCAACCCCCAGATCACCAACCCCAGCCTCATCTTCCCGGGGCAGGTCATCTGCATCCCCAGGGGCGGCACGGCGTGA
- the hyi gene encoding hydroxypyruvate isomerase yields the protein MIRWVANISMLFTEVPLMARFERAARVGFRYVEYLFPYELDLDEVAGELRRHGLEQVLFNLPAGDWAAGERGIAIDPSRRAAFREGVERAMEAALRLGVRRVNCLVGRRPVDVPEDELRACLVDNLRHAADRLGRHGIVLLVEPVNIHDVPGYYLTTTRQAVALLDEVARDNVQIQYDAYHMQIMEGNLTQTLRTHLSRIGHIQIADVPGRHQPGTGEIRYPFVLRALHEAGYGGWVSLEYVPLGSTEASLREAAAAGLDALGLPHPG from the coding sequence GTGATCCGCTGGGTGGCCAACATCAGCATGCTCTTCACCGAGGTGCCGCTGATGGCGCGCTTCGAGCGGGCGGCTCGGGTGGGCTTCCGGTACGTGGAGTACCTCTTCCCGTACGAGCTGGACCTGGACGAGGTGGCCGGCGAGTTGCGCCGACACGGGCTCGAGCAGGTGCTCTTCAACCTTCCCGCAGGAGACTGGGCGGCAGGCGAGCGCGGGATCGCGATCGATCCGTCCCGGAGAGCGGCCTTCCGCGAGGGCGTCGAGCGCGCGATGGAGGCGGCGCTGCGCCTGGGCGTGCGGCGCGTCAACTGCCTGGTGGGCCGTCGACCGGTGGACGTGCCCGAGGACGAGTTGCGTGCCTGCCTGGTGGACAACCTGCGCCACGCCGCCGACCGCCTGGGGCGCCACGGCATCGTGCTGCTGGTGGAGCCCGTCAACATCCACGACGTGCCGGGCTACTACCTGACGACGACCCGCCAGGCCGTGGCCCTGCTGGACGAGGTGGCCCGAGACAACGTGCAGATCCAGTACGACGCCTACCACATGCAGATCATGGAGGGCAACCTGACGCAGACCCTGCGGACGCACCTCTCGCGTATCGGTCACATTCAGATCGCCGACGTCCCGGGGCGCCACCAGCCTGGTACGGGCGAGATCCGCTACCCCTTCGTGCTGAGGGCTTTGCACGAAGCGGGGTACGGCGGGTGGGTGAGCCTCGAGTATGTGCCGCTCGGCTCCACGGAGGCCTCGTTGCGAGAGGCGGCCGCCGCCGGACTCGATGCCCTGGGATTGCCCCATCCGGGTTGA